A part of Capsicum annuum cultivar UCD-10X-F1 chromosome 6, UCD10Xv1.1, whole genome shotgun sequence genomic DNA contains:
- the LOC107853094 gene encoding nuclear-pore anchor isoform X1 has protein sequence MPLFISDEEYERCAQDAVVVAAKADEFIRDLYNQLENVKAQADAASITAEQTCSVLEQKYVSLSSEHSSLQLQYTQLNSSFEQRLSELSKVQAEKQQAYLQSIGKDGDVDRLSTEVSELRKTKRQLMELVEQKDLEISEKNSTIKSYLDKIVNLTDVAANREVRICDLETEVSHCQASCSRLLQEKELVERHNAWLNDELTAKVNGLMELRKAHSELETDLSAKLADAEKKFNECDRSLKRKEEQVREMELKFTSLEQDLLSSKDVATAKEEQMSGEIATLNKLVELYKESFEEWSKKAGELEGVIKALETHGNQTENDYKEKLEKEVSAKKELMEEVACLKDKLAKSEAELKKGEDTLKLLPLRYFSSESLPNPVEAGDTVEDDRMVVPSLPIGVVSGTALATSLLREGWSLAKMYIKYQEAVDALRHEQLGRKQAQDVLERVLREIEEKAGVILDERAEHERLEDAYSVLSEKLQHSLSQQDTLERNIQEFNADMRRRDRDYAVAQAEIVDLQEQVTVLLKECRDLQFRGGSVGPKNDDSLVSKSLIMFGAESNADDLGRLLSYKDINGLVEQNVQLRGLVRSLTDQIESRESELKEKYEKELQKHIDEATSQVNAVLEKADEQDTMIKSLHASVAMYKKLFEERPLVSSDTQSHKSAEVGRQEVMLLPDSSHEVLGRAQERAFERVKSLEEESSRLRSEIISLRSERDKSALEAQFARDKLDRYMKDFEIQREEHNAVITRNVEFSQLIVDYQKKLRESYESLNATEELSQKLKMEVSILKDEKGMLINAEKRASDEVRNLSQRVHSLQVHLDTLQSTENVRDEARAAERKKQEEYIKLIEKEWAEAKKELQEQRDSVRNLIPEREDALKNALRQIEEMRKELASTSHSVAAAEARAVVAEARSADLEEKLQASQKKVSERANEGGPSSSTEIFEYMHSAEEVKRLREEVQVNKNHMLQYKSIAQANEEALKQMELAYENLKIEADRVKKSMEEEALSLRKHVNELESECNLKSIEAASATAGKEEAVVAALAEISSLKEESSVKMTQISNFEAQITALKDDLDKVHQRWRGAQDNYERQVILQSETIQELTRTSQSLAALQEESSELRKLSDILKSENNALKAKWEEELSVLEVSKTEAEKKYAEANEQNKILLDRLEGLHIKLAEKDRVSSGVSSGSTVAETDDGLMNIVNYLRRSKEIAETEISLLRQEKLRLQSQLENALRRAEVAEASLNSERENSRAQVLSEEEFKSLQLQVRELNLLRESNLQLREENRHNVEECQKLRQAAQKMKTEMEDLEKLLNERQADVEACRKEIEMLKLDKEKLERRVSELVERYKSFDLEEYASLKEAASQMQMNLREKDAELEKIKKAMSEQQNLVSNLEQDLTRSRAELSQRESRINEILQAEASLRSEIDKHRRLIAQIKKRAESLSKEKDRADNLSKEKDDLARENQALSKQLEDAKQGKRAADVADEQALKDKEKEKNSRIQGLEKITDRLREELNRQKEEFNKEKTKRVKIQKAIGESFETVTQQRANLLDDLDKHKQALKMLTDEVEKIRQTKDSQTEGTSVDQLLSGTHLEDFTAAYLLAVDDFDRVVRNEIGASGATDTSAPDASLFGSVVPGPAATPPPPASSLTSTPAVGKAVEERRLAISKITSETRKPPRKLVRPRITKPEEPSADVEMQDADETTNSRKHVTPQNVENLDNATLPTQPPIRKRLSAASTSELQDETPATDETCLDVAQPVPKKSKRLEAPQESTEDKSAGNVEIAESLPTMEEHDAVDETQGLKEEASDILLDETTLSGEQVEEPSVATNQAESQVDRTDVADDTFVSSNEVSTPDNESTFQVQQERDQLATDDREEGELVADPEHVGNLEGGSNLSIGSPENLEPQIDDLAGTDEDPLLTPSDTGEIESSQLPDDDKDDEVDATEELAESYDKLNDGDQVAAETDQAVDTVVTGEKPSSSPVDSSNSKEGGAGENVAVETEEGKQVSPVNRSSRTINLNERAKERASIRQAAMFSSTTTRGRGRVPRGRGGRSARGGRSQISGPQG, from the exons ATGCCGTTGTTTATATCGGACGAGGAATACGAACGGTGTGCGCAAGACGCCGTTGTGGTAGCGGCGAAAGCCGATGAATTCATCCGTGATTTGTACAATCAACTGGAAAATGTGAAAGCGCAGGCTGATGCTGCATCTATTACTGCTGAACAGACTTGTTCCGTCCTTGAACAGAAATACGTTTCGCTTTCGTCGGAGCACTCTTCGCTTCAATTGCAGTACACTCAACTGAATTCGTCCTTTGAGCAACGTCTATCTGAACTCTCTAAAGTACAGGCTGAGAAGCAGCAAGCTTATCTCCAATCT ATTGGGAAGGATGGAGATGTGGACCGGTTATCAACAGAGGTTTCAGAACTCCGGAAAACAAAGAGACAATTGATGGAATTGGTAGAGCAGAAAGACTTGGAGATCAGTGAGAAAAATTCCACTATCAAAAGCTATCTTGATAAGATAGTTAACTTGACTGATGTTGCTGCAAATAGGGAAGTGCGGATCTGTGACTTGGAGACTGAAGTATCACATTGTCAGGCTTCTTGTTCGCGTCTTTTGCAGGAGAAGGAGCTTGTTGAGAGGCATAATGCATGGCTTAATGACGAGTTAACGGCTAAGGTCAATGGACTCATGGAGCTGCGTAAAGCTCATTCTGAGCTTGAGACTGATCTGTCTGCCAAACTTGCTGATGCCGAGAAAAAATTTAACGAGTGTGATAGGTCTTTGAAGAGAAAAGAGGAACAAGTGAGAGAAATGGAGTTAAAGTTCACTTCTTTAGAGCAAGATTTACTTTCCTCCAAGGATGTAGCAACTGCAAAAGAGGAGCAAATGTCTGGTGAGATTGCAACGTTAAACAAGCTTGTGGAGTTGTACAAGGAGAGCTTTGAGGAATGGTCTAAAAAGGCAGGAGAACTTGAAGGAGTAATTAAAGCTTTGGAGACTCATGGAAACCAAACAGAGAATGATTATAAAGAGAAGCTTGAGAAAGAGGTATCTGCAAAGAAAGAATTAATGGAGGAGGTTGCATGTCTGAAAGATAAGCTTGCAAAAAGTGAAGCGGAGTTAAAAAAGGGAGAAGATACATTGAAGCTCCTTCCCTTGAGATATTTTTCGAGTGAATCATTGCCAAACCCAGTTGAAGCTGGTGACACGGTTGAGGATGATCGGATGGTCGTTCCTAGTTTGCCTATTGGTGTTGTGTCGGGAACCGCATTAGCCACTTCACTTCTTCGGGAGGGTTGGAGTCTGGCTAAGATGTACATCAAATATCAGGAAGCTGTTGATGCGTTACGACATGAACAATTGGGAAGAAAACAAGCTCAAGATGTATTGGAGCGAGTGCTCCGTGAAATAGAGGAGAAAGCTGGAGTTATCTTGGATGAGCGAGCAGAACATGAAAGATTGGAAGATGCTTATTCTGTGCTAAGTGAAAAACTGCAGCATTCCCTCTCTCAACAGGATACTTTAGAGAGGAATATTCAGGAATTCAATGCTGATATGAGAAGGCGTGACCGTGATTATGCTGTTGCTCAGGCGGAGATAGTTGACCTCCAAGAACAGGTGACAGTGCTTTTAAAGGAGTGTCGTGATTTACAATTCCGTGGTGGATCTGTGGGACCTAAAAATGATGATTCCCTggtgtcaaaatctttaattatGTTTGGTGCTGAATCTAATGCCGATGATCTTGGAAGACTGTTGAGCTACAAGGACATAAATGGTCTGGTTGAACAAAATGTCCAGCTAAGAGGCCTAGTTCGCAGCCTTACTGACCAGATTGAGAGCAGAGAGTCAGAGTTGAAGGAGAAGTATGAGAAAGAGCTTCAGAAGCATATTGACGAAGCTACTTCCCAGGTGAATGCAGTACTGGAAAAAGCGGATGAGCAGGATACAATGATTAAATCACTCCATGCATCTGTGGCGATGTACAAAAAACTCTTTGAAGAGCGTCCACTTGTTTCTTCTGATACTCAATCACATAAATCAGCAGAGGTTGGAAGGCAGGAAGTGATGCTTTTACCTGATTCTTCACATGAAGTTCTAGGGAGAGCACAAGAACGGGCTTTTGAGCGTGTAAAATCTCTTGAAGAAGAGTCGTCAAGATTACGGAGCGAGATAATTTCTCTTCGGTCTGAGAGGGATAAGTCAGCTCTGGAAGCACAGTTTGCTCGAGATAAACTTGACAGATATATGAAAGATTTTGAAATCCAGAGAGAGGAGCATAATGCTGTCATCACGAGAAACGTTGAGTTCTCACAGTTGATAGTTGACTACCAGAAGAAGCTGCGAGAAAGTTATGAGTCATTGAATGCTACGGAGGAACTTTCTCAAAAGCTAAAAATGGAGGTGTCTATTCTAAAGGATGAAAAGGGTATGTTGATAAACGCCGAAAAGAGAGCTTCAGATGAAGTACGTAATTTGTCACAAAGGGTGCATAGTTTGCAGGTCCATTTAGATACATTGCAGAGTACGGAGAACGTCCGTGATGAGGCAAGAGCTGCTGAGAGGAAAAAGCAAGAAGAGTATATTAAGCTCATTGAGAAAGAATGGGCTGAAGCTAAGAAAGAATTGCAAGAGCAGCGTGATAGTGTTCGAAACCTTATACCTGAGCGAGAAGATGCTCTGAAGAATGCATTGAGGCAAATTGAGGAAATGAGGAAGGAATTAGCTAGCACTTCACATTCTGTGGCTGCTGCTGAAGCTAGAGCTGTTGTTGCTGAGGCACGATCTGCTGATTTAGAGGAAAAATTGCAAGCTTCGCAAAAAAAGGTTTCTGAAAGAGCTAATGAAGGTGGTCCTTCCTCCTCTACTGAAATTTTTGAGTACATGCACTCTGCTGAAGAAGTTAAAAGACTCAGAGAGGAGGTGCAGGTTAACAAAAATCACATGCTGCAATATAAAAGCATAGCTCAGGCAAATGAAGAAGCATTGAAGCAGATGGAATTGGCCTATGAGAACCTCAAAATAGAAGCTGATAGAGTGAAAAAATCAATGGAAGAGGAAGCATTATCGCTTAGGAAGCATGTTAATGAGCTTGAGAGTGAATGTAATTTGAAGTCAATTGAAGCAGCTTCTGCAACTGCAGGAAAAGAAGAAGCTGTTGTTGCTGCTTTAGCTGAAATATCCAGTCTAAAAGAAGAAAGCTCTGTTAAGATGACACAAATTTCGAATTTCGAGGCTCAAATAACTGCTTTGAAAGATGATTTGGACAAAGTGCATCAAAGATGGCGTGGCGCTCAAGATAATTATGAGAGACAAGTAATCCTGCAGTCAGAAACAATTCAAGAACTCACTAGAACATCTCAATCTTTGGCAGCCTTACAAGAAGAATCATCTGAGCTCCGTAAATTGTCAGATATTCTGAAATCCGAAAATAATGCATTGAAGGCCAAGTGGGAGGAAGAATTGTCGGTGCTAGAGGTATCAAAAACTGAAGCTGAGAAGAAATACGCGGAGGCTAATGAGCAGAACAAAATATTACTGGACCGGCTTGAGGGTTTGCACATTAAATTGGCGGAGAAGGACCGTGTATCTTCAGGTGTATCTTCTGGAAGCACAGTGGCTGAGACTGATGATGGGTTGATGAACATTGTGAATTATCTAAGACGGTCCAAGGAAATTGCAGAAACAGAAATTTCTTTGCTGAGACAGGAAAAACTTAGGTTGCAATCGCAGCTCGAGAATGCTCTGAGGAGAGCAGAGGTAGCAGAAGCATCACTTAATTCTGAGCGAGAGAATTCAAGAGCTCAGGTTTTAAGTGAAGAGGAGTTTAAATCACTGCAGCTTCAGGTTAGAGAACTGAACTTACTTCGTGAAAGTAACTTGCAATTGAGAGAGGAGAACAGGCACAATGTTGAAGAATGCCAGAAACTTCGCCAAGCTGCCCAGAAGATGAAAACTGAAATGGAGGATCTGGAGAAGCTTCTCAATGAAAGACAAGCTGATGTAGAAGCTTGTAGGAAAGAGATTGAAATGCTGAAGCTGGATAAAGAGAAGCTTGAGAGGAGGGTTAGTGAGTTGGTTGAGAGGTATAAGAGTTTTGACCTGGAAGAATATGCAAGTCTGAAAGAAGCTGCTTCACAGATGCAGATGAATCTGAGAGAAAAGGATGCAGAACTGGAGAAAATCAAGAAGGCCATGTCTGAGCAGCAGAATCTGGTATCTAACTTAGAGCAAGATCTCACTAGGAGCAGAGCAGAATTGAGTCAGAGAGAATCGAGAATTAATGAGATTTTGCAAGCTGAGGCCTCACTGAGATCCGAAATTGATAAACATAGAAGGTTGATTGCTCAAATAAAGAAGAGGGCAGAAAGCTTATCAAAGGAAAAAGATAGGGCAGACAATTTATCAAAGGAAAAGGATGATTTGGCTAGAGAGAATCAAGCTCTCTCCAAACAGTTGGAAGATGCTAAACAAGGGAAAAGAGCTGCTGATGTTGCAGATGAACAGGCcttgaaagataaagagaaggagaagaactCCAGAATACAGGGGCTTGAGAAGATCACGGACCGTCTTAGAGAAGAGTTGAATCGTCAAAAAGAAGAGtttaataaagagaaaacaaagcGCGTGAAGATTCAAAAGGCAATAGGTGAATCGTTTGAAACTGTGACTCAGCAACGAGCCAATCTATTAGATGATCTGGACAAGCATAAGCAGGCTCTGAAGATGCTTACTGATGAAGTTGAGAAGATAAGGCAAACCAAAGACAGTCAAACAGAGGGCACGTCAGTGGATCAACTACTTTCTGGGACCCACTTAGAGGATTTTACTGCTGCATATCTTCTAGCTGTAGATGACTTTGACCGGGTTGTACGTAATGAGATCGGAGCTTCTGGTGCTACTGACACTTCTGCTCCAGATGCTTCTCTATTTGGCTCTGTTGTTCCAGGTCCAGCAGCTACGCCTCCCCCACCAGCTAGCTCGTTGACTTCCACTCCTGCAGTAGGAAAAGCAGTAGAAGAAAGGAGACTTGCTATATCAAAGATAACCTCAGAAACTCGTAAACCACCAAGGAAGTTGGTTCGACCTCGCATCACAAAGCCAGAAGAACCTTCAGCTGATGTAGAAATGCAAGATGCGGATGAAACCACTAACAGCAGGAAGCATGTGACACCTCAAAATGTAGAAAATCTAGATAATGCCACATTACCAACTCAACCACCAATTCGCAAGCGCCTATCTGCAGCATCTACCTCAGAATTGCAAGATGAGACTCCTGCCACGGATGAAACCTGCTTAGATGTGGCTCAACCTGTGCCTAAGAAGTCTAAACGTCTAGAGGCACCTCAAGAAAGCACTGAAGACAAATCTGCTGGTAATGTAGAAATTGCAGAATCTCTGCCTACTATGGAGGAACATGATGCTGTAGATGAAACCCAGGGTTTGAAAGAGGAAGCCAGTGATATTTTGTTAGATGAGACCACACTTTCTGGGGAGCAGGTTGAAGAGCCGTCAGTTGCAACAAATCAGGctgagtcacaggttgatagaACAGATGTTGCAGATGATACTTTTGTCAGTTCGAATGAAGTATCTACCCCAGATAATGAATCAACATTTCAGGTGCAACAAGAGAGAGATCAGCTAGCGACGGATGACAGGGAAGAGGGAGAGCTAGTTGCTGATCCTGAACATGTTGGAAATCTCGAGGGAGGTAGCAATTTATCAATTGGAAGCCCAGAAAATTTGGAACCTCAGATTGATGACTTAGCTGGTACGGATGAAGACCCCTTGCTTACTCCATCAGACACCGGGGAGATAGAATCTTCCCAGCTCCCAGATGATGATAAGGATGATGAGGTTGATGCGACAGAAGAGCTAGCTGAAAGTTATGATAAGTTGAATGATGGTGACCAGGTTGCTGCAGAAACTGATCAGGCTGTGGATACTGTTGTTACTGGTGAGAAACCATCAAGCAGCCCAGTTGATAGTAGCAATTCAAAAGAAGGGGGGGCGGGTGAAAATGTTGCTGTTGAAACAGAAGAAGGGAAACAGGTTTCACCTGTCAATAGGAGCTCAAGAACCATAAACTTAAATGAAAGGGCTAAAGAAAGGGCTTCCATTAGGCAGGCTGCTATGTTTTCCTCTACGACGACAAGAGGCCGTGGTCGAGTTCCTCGTGGTCGTGGTGGTCGCAGTGCTCGTGGCGGTCGCAGTCAAATCTCTGGTCCACAGGGTTAA